One region of Flavobacterium pisciphilum genomic DNA includes:
- a CDS encoding UpxY family transcription antiterminator, translated as MNWYVVYTKPKWEKKVADQLNKIGISCYCPLITQIRQWSDRKKKVEVPLFNSYVFVQLEDLDRNLVFQTPGVIRYLFWLGKPAIVRDEEIKIIKSSIESPIISEISVVPFKIGDKIKLDSGAFSDQDAVVQEISNTHYILVLETLGCVLKIKHK; from the coding sequence ATGAATTGGTATGTAGTTTATACAAAACCCAAATGGGAAAAGAAAGTTGCGGATCAATTAAATAAGATAGGGATAAGCTGTTATTGTCCGTTAATTACTCAAATAAGACAGTGGTCAGATAGAAAGAAAAAAGTAGAAGTGCCGTTGTTTAATTCTTATGTTTTTGTTCAATTAGAAGATTTGGATAGAAATTTAGTGTTTCAAACTCCAGGGGTAATTCGCTATTTGTTTTGGTTAGGTAAACCGGCTATTGTGCGTGATGAAGAGATTAAAATTATTAAAAGTAGTATAGAATCTCCAATTATTAGCGAAATTTCAGTTGTTCCATTTAAAATAGGAGATAAAATAAAGCTAGATTCAGGAGCTTTTAGTGATCAGGATGCAGTAGTTCAAGAGATTTCCAATACTCATTATATATTGGTTTTAGAAACATTAGGTTGTGTTCTAAAGATAAAACACAAATAA
- a CDS encoding UDP-glucose 6-dehydrogenase, which translates to MKITKICCIGAGYVGGPTMAVIAQKCPHIQVTVVDLNEERIKAWNDEDTNNIPIYEPGLDKIVAEARGRNLFFSTDVEKAIDEAQIIFISVNTPTKTYGKGKGMAADLKYIELCARQIAKIAKDNKIVVEKSTLPVRTAEAIKSILDNTGNGVQFQILSNPEFLAEGTAVTDLLNPDRILIGGDSTPEGKDAIEALVEVYSNWVTLDKILTTNVWSSELSKLTANAFLAQRISSINAMSELCEKTGADVNEVARAIGMDTRIGSKFLKASVGFGGSCFQKDILNLVYIAKTYGLDEVADYWEQVIIMNDHQKKRFSNKIVQTLYNTVSGKKITFLGWAFKKDTNDTRESAAIYVADDLINEQAKIAVYDPKVSREKMLNDLSYLETRNLDENIKAVATFENAYDACNGAHAIAVLTEWDEFVVYDWKRIYDSMQKPAFVFDGRNILNKEELNKIGFVYLGIGS; encoded by the coding sequence ATGAAAATCACAAAGATTTGTTGTATTGGTGCAGGTTATGTTGGAGGGCCCACTATGGCAGTTATAGCGCAAAAATGCCCGCATATACAAGTTACAGTAGTTGATTTAAATGAGGAAAGAATCAAAGCATGGAATGACGAGGATACTAATAATATACCTATTTATGAACCAGGTCTTGATAAAATTGTAGCGGAAGCTAGGGGACGAAATTTATTTTTCTCTACAGATGTAGAGAAAGCCATAGATGAGGCTCAGATTATTTTTATATCTGTAAATACACCTACTAAAACCTATGGAAAAGGAAAAGGTATGGCAGCAGATTTGAAATATATTGAATTATGTGCAAGGCAAATTGCAAAAATTGCAAAAGATAATAAGATTGTAGTCGAAAAATCGACATTACCAGTACGAACAGCCGAGGCTATTAAGAGTATTTTGGACAATACAGGAAATGGAGTTCAGTTCCAAATCTTGTCAAATCCCGAATTTCTAGCAGAAGGCACTGCGGTTACAGATTTACTAAATCCAGATAGAATACTGATTGGTGGAGATTCTACACCAGAAGGTAAAGATGCAATAGAAGCTTTAGTAGAAGTGTATTCAAATTGGGTAACATTAGATAAAATACTGACTACAAATGTTTGGTCATCAGAGTTGTCAAAGTTGACTGCAAATGCATTTTTAGCTCAAAGAATTTCTTCGATTAATGCTATGTCTGAATTATGTGAGAAGACAGGAGCTGATGTAAATGAAGTGGCTAGAGCAATTGGAATGGATACTAGAATTGGTTCGAAATTTCTTAAAGCTTCAGTTGGATTTGGAGGATCGTGCTTTCAAAAAGATATTTTAAATTTAGTATATATTGCTAAAACCTATGGATTAGATGAAGTAGCTGATTATTGGGAGCAGGTAATTATTATGAATGATCATCAGAAGAAAAGGTTTTCGAATAAAATAGTTCAGACGTTATATAATACTGTTTCAGGTAAAAAGATAACATTTTTGGGATGGGCTTTTAAAAAGGATACAAATGATACGCGTGAGTCAGCGGCTATTTATGTGGCAGATGATTTGATTAATGAACAAGCTAAGATTGCTGTTTATGATCCTAAAGTTTCTAGAGAAAAAATGTTGAATGATTTAAGTTATTTGGAAACTAGAAACTTAGATGAGAATATAAAAGCAGTTGCTACTTTTGAAAATGCTTATGATGCTTGTAATGGTGCTCATGCAATTGCAGTCTTAACTGAGTGGGATGAATTTGTGGTATATGATTGGAAAAGAATTTATGATTCAATGCAAAAGCCGGCTTTTGTTTTTGATGGAAGAAATATATTAAACAAAGAAGAGTTAAATAAAATTGGATTTGTATATCTCGGAATTGGGTCATGA
- a CDS encoding SDR family oxidoreductase yields MEIQSTILITGGAGFIGSNLCEYFLEKGHKVICLDNFSTGHRHNIKDFISNVDFKLIEGDIRNIADCIAAVQGVDYVLHEAALGSVPRSINDPITTNDVNVSGFLNMLVASRDAKVKRFIYAASSSTYGDSEGLPKVEDVIGKPLSPYAITKYVNELYAEIFSRTYGLETIGLRYFNVFGRKQDPQGAYAAVIPKFVKQLIALESPLINGDGNFSRDFTYIDNVIQMNALAIATQNPEAVNTVYNTAYGDRNTLNDLVGYLKKYLSEYNSKIASIEVIYGPNRAGDIPHSLASIDKAKRLLEYNPKYSLQDGLKEAVGWYWNNLK; encoded by the coding sequence ATGGAAATACAAAGCACGATATTAATTACTGGAGGAGCTGGGTTTATTGGATCTAATCTCTGTGAATATTTTTTAGAAAAAGGTCATAAAGTTATTTGTTTAGATAATTTTTCAACAGGCCATCGACATAATATAAAAGATTTTATCTCTAATGTTGACTTTAAATTGATAGAAGGAGATATTCGAAATATTGCAGATTGTATTGCAGCAGTTCAAGGAGTTGATTATGTTTTACATGAAGCAGCTTTAGGTTCAGTTCCAAGGTCAATAAATGATCCGATTACAACGAATGATGTTAATGTCTCTGGGTTTCTAAATATGCTAGTGGCTTCAAGAGATGCTAAAGTAAAGCGATTTATTTATGCGGCAAGTTCTTCTACTTATGGAGATTCAGAAGGGTTACCAAAAGTGGAAGATGTGATAGGAAAACCATTATCGCCATACGCTATTACCAAATATGTAAATGAATTATATGCTGAAATTTTCAGTAGAACTTATGGTTTAGAAACAATAGGATTGCGTTATTTTAATGTTTTTGGAAGAAAACAAGATCCGCAGGGGGCTTATGCAGCTGTTATACCAAAGTTTGTAAAGCAATTAATAGCATTAGAAAGTCCTTTGATTAATGGTGATGGGAATTTCTCGCGTGATTTTACTTACATTGATAATGTTATACAGATGAATGCATTGGCTATTGCTACTCAGAATCCAGAAGCAGTTAATACGGTTTATAATACTGCATATGGAGATAGGAATACCTTAAATGACTTAGTTGGTTATTTGAAAAAATATTTATCTGAATACAATTCTAAAATTGCTTCAATAGAAGTGATATATGGGCCTAATAGAGCAGGAGATATTCCGCATTCCTTGGCCAGTATTGATAAAGCGAAAAGGTTACTAGAATATAATCCAAAATATTCACTTCAAGATGGTTTAAAAGAAGCTGTAGGATGGTATTGGAACAATTTAAAATAA
- a CDS encoding exopolysaccharide transport family protein has translation MLDIKDFSIFDNQSNFDFKGFLLKIGGYWKWFLLSLIIAFTIAYQVNIRKEKIYGMETLISIKEENNPFFTSNTSLVFNWGGTSDQISSTTTVLQSRSHNELVVDKLQYYIDYLEQGKYNLVDSYGAVPFYVAIDKSKGQLAGALISIKFLSANEYEIRIPFENNSVSLITYANNSYSNTAVEIGEFVKKYKVGEQVSLPFLNWKLQINDNPGFYKDKEYFVKFNDFDGTVGRYRGVSVQSDERGGSILTLGMQGTNKARMVEYLNSTVKMLIKIQLDSKNQFATNTINFIDSTLVAMESQLKQTGDELKTFRKGKNVYDIEEGGGKFSNKIMDFDIERDEITRKIAYYNSLKAYLKNSVDYSKLPAPSVAGIEDPNIVVNVSKLISLSTQRSEMAYAVKSDKIFKDFDNQMIAVKNVLLENIASAKSSLQYDLAMVNSKIGQTESTIKKLPEEQQELLKIKRKYDLSDNIYSTFLQKRSEADIVKAANLSDIHFIDPAKDVGGGLIGPKTSVNYVLALFLGLLIPLLLILVIFFINNSIQNIEDVSKQTQIPLIGVVGVNNEVSNLAVFDRPKSALSESFRSIRSSLQFLYKKQQVDGAKTLMITSSVSGEGKTFCSINIATVFALSEKRTVIVGLDLRKPRLTEEFQLTNDVGVVNYLIKKKSLAEITNKTKIPFLDVILSGPIPPNPSELILGETMKEFIDELKMKYDYIILDTPPVGLVSDSLELVQYSDVTLYIVRQNYTKKDMITLLNNRIKRGELTNTSIVLNGFENKAKYGATYGYGNYSNGYHEELKKESLLKTIFNKLNKK, from the coding sequence ATGTTAGATATAAAAGATTTTTCGATTTTTGACAATCAATCAAATTTTGATTTTAAAGGATTCTTGTTGAAAATTGGAGGATACTGGAAATGGTTTTTATTGAGTTTAATTATTGCTTTTACTATAGCTTATCAAGTAAATATACGCAAAGAAAAAATATATGGAATGGAAACTCTGATTTCCATAAAAGAAGAAAACAACCCATTTTTTACTTCAAATACAAGTTTAGTCTTTAATTGGGGTGGAACTTCTGACCAAATAAGTAGTACAACTACAGTTTTGCAATCTAGGTCACATAATGAGCTTGTTGTAGATAAATTACAATATTATATCGATTATTTAGAACAAGGAAAATACAATTTGGTAGATTCTTATGGAGCGGTTCCATTTTATGTGGCTATAGACAAATCGAAAGGACAGCTAGCTGGAGCTTTAATTAGTATTAAGTTTTTAAGCGCAAATGAATATGAAATTAGAATTCCTTTTGAGAACAATTCGGTTTCGTTAATTACTTATGCTAATAATTCATATAGTAATACAGCTGTGGAAATAGGGGAGTTTGTAAAAAAATATAAAGTTGGAGAACAAGTTTCATTGCCATTTTTAAATTGGAAGTTACAAATAAATGATAATCCTGGTTTTTATAAAGACAAAGAATATTTTGTAAAATTTAATGATTTCGATGGTACGGTTGGAAGATACCGAGGGGTTAGTGTACAGTCTGATGAAAGAGGAGGCTCGATACTTACGTTAGGGATGCAAGGGACTAATAAAGCAAGAATGGTTGAATATTTGAATTCGACTGTGAAGATGCTGATAAAAATTCAACTTGATAGTAAAAATCAATTTGCAACAAACACTATAAATTTTATAGATAGCACACTTGTAGCAATGGAATCTCAGTTAAAGCAGACAGGAGATGAGTTAAAGACCTTTAGGAAAGGTAAGAATGTTTATGATATAGAAGAAGGCGGGGGTAAGTTTTCAAACAAAATTATGGATTTTGATATTGAAAGAGATGAGATTACTCGTAAAATAGCATATTACAATTCGTTAAAAGCATATTTAAAAAATAGTGTTGATTATTCTAAATTGCCAGCACCATCAGTAGCAGGAATTGAAGATCCTAACATTGTTGTAAATGTTTCTAAATTAATATCTCTCTCTACGCAAAGATCGGAAATGGCTTATGCAGTAAAAAGCGATAAGATTTTTAAAGATTTTGACAATCAAATGATAGCAGTCAAAAATGTTTTGTTAGAAAATATTGCTTCAGCAAAATCTTCTCTACAATATGATTTGGCAATGGTAAATAGTAAAATTGGACAGACTGAAAGTACAATAAAGAAATTACCAGAAGAGCAACAAGAATTATTGAAGATTAAAAGGAAATACGATTTAAGTGATAATATTTACAGTACATTTCTTCAAAAAAGAAGTGAAGCTGATATTGTGAAAGCAGCTAACTTATCTGATATTCATTTTATAGATCCAGCTAAAGATGTAGGAGGAGGATTGATAGGGCCTAAAACATCAGTTAATTATGTTTTAGCATTGTTCTTGGGGTTGTTAATTCCTTTGCTGCTCATTTTGGTTATTTTCTTTATTAATAATTCAATTCAAAATATAGAGGATGTTAGTAAGCAAACACAGATTCCTTTAATTGGAGTAGTGGGTGTAAATAATGAAGTTTCAAATTTAGCAGTATTTGACAGACCTAAATCCGCATTGTCAGAGTCGTTTAGATCGATTCGTTCTTCTTTACAGTTTTTGTATAAAAAGCAACAAGTTGATGGGGCAAAGACCTTAATGATAACTTCATCTGTTAGTGGTGAAGGAAAAACATTTTGTTCTATTAATATAGCGACTGTTTTTGCCTTGAGTGAAAAAAGAACGGTTATAGTTGGTTTAGATTTAAGAAAGCCAAGATTGACAGAAGAGTTTCAATTGACTAATGATGTAGGGGTTGTTAATTATTTGATTAAGAAAAAAAGCTTAGCAGAAATTACAAATAAGACTAAAATTCCATTTTTAGATGTTATTCTCTCAGGGCCAATTCCTCCAAATCCTTCTGAGTTGATTTTAGGAGAAACAATGAAAGAATTTATTGATGAGTTGAAAATGAAGTATGATTATATAATTTTGGATACACCCCCGGTTGGACTTGTTTCAGATTCTTTAGAATTGGTGCAATACAGTGATGTTACACTGTATATTGTAAGACAAAATTATACCAAAAAGGATATGATCACGTTGTTAAATAATAGGATAAAGAGAGGAGAGTTGACAAATACAAGTATTGTTCTAAACGGATTTGAGAATAAAGCTAAATATGGTGCAACTTATGGTTATGGAAATTATTCTAACGGATATCATGAAGAATTAAAAAAAGAAAGTTTATTGAAAACGATTTTCAATAAATTGAATAAAAAATAA
- a CDS encoding polysaccharide biosynthesis/export family protein, whose amino-acid sequence MNKTSFYLLLLIGILFTSCIPLNDLVYLQDKGATGTESNIAAVESKPYRLQTNDVLSINIKAIDPKLVAIFNTTDKSTGQSSSNSEAGLYFDGFTVDDHGNIRMPVLGEINVMGYTLEEVRIKIEKQLLDEHFKSEANIFVTVKLAGFRYTINGEVGSPGTKTLFQQHVNVMEALANSGDITITGNRKAVTIIRQLPTGVEMHDIDLTDLNAMKSPYYYLQPNDYIYVKPLKQKTWGTGKTGIESMGTIITIISLATTTFLLLKL is encoded by the coding sequence ATGAACAAAACCTCGTTTTATCTGTTGCTACTTATTGGCATTCTTTTTACATCTTGTATTCCGCTAAATGATTTGGTCTATTTACAAGATAAAGGAGCGACAGGGACAGAAAGTAATATTGCAGCTGTAGAATCAAAACCATATCGTTTACAAACTAATGATGTTTTAAGTATTAATATAAAAGCTATTGACCCAAAATTAGTAGCGATTTTTAATACTACTGATAAATCTACTGGACAAAGTTCTTCTAACTCTGAAGCAGGTCTGTATTTTGATGGTTTTACTGTTGATGATCATGGTAATATAAGAATGCCAGTTCTAGGAGAAATTAATGTTATGGGGTACACACTAGAAGAAGTGCGTATTAAAATTGAGAAACAATTATTGGATGAACATTTTAAATCTGAAGCAAACATATTCGTAACAGTAAAACTTGCAGGATTTAGGTATACAATAAATGGAGAAGTGGGCTCTCCGGGTACTAAAACACTTTTTCAGCAACATGTAAATGTAATGGAGGCGCTTGCTAATTCTGGTGATATTACAATTACAGGAAATAGAAAAGCTGTCACTATTATCCGTCAGTTGCCTACAGGAGTCGAAATGCACGATATAGATCTTACTGATCTTAATGCGATGAAATCTCCTTACTATTATTTGCAACCAAATGATTATATATATGTAAAGCCACTTAAGCAAAAAACTTGGGGAACAGGTAAAACAGGAATAGAATCTATGGGAACGATAATTACGATAATTTCTTTGGCAACAACTACATTTTTACTTTTGAAACTTTAA
- the recR gene encoding recombination mediator RecR codes for MEFSSKLIEKAVNEMSQLPGIGKRTALRLVLHLLKQPKEQTGFLAEALTTMRADIKFCESCHNISDIAVCEICANASRNHQTICVVEDIRDVMAIENTGQYKGIYHVLGGKISPIEGVGPSQLNITSLVEKVKLGGVNEIIFALSSTMEGDTTNFYIYKQIADVEIIISTIARGIAVGDELEYADEVTLGRSILHRVPFEKTFKNN; via the coding sequence ATGGAATTTTCTTCAAAATTAATAGAAAAAGCAGTCAATGAAATGTCGCAATTACCAGGTATTGGTAAGCGCACAGCCTTGCGATTGGTTTTACATTTATTAAAACAACCCAAAGAGCAAACTGGATTTTTAGCCGAAGCATTAACAACAATGCGTGCAGATATTAAATTTTGTGAAAGCTGTCACAATATTTCTGACATAGCAGTTTGTGAAATTTGTGCAAATGCATCAAGGAATCATCAGACTATTTGTGTAGTCGAGGATATTCGTGATGTAATGGCTATAGAAAACACAGGACAATATAAAGGGATTTATCATGTTTTAGGAGGGAAAATTTCTCCTATAGAAGGAGTTGGTCCAAGTCAATTGAATATAACTAGTTTAGTCGAAAAGGTAAAACTTGGTGGAGTAAATGAAATTATTTTTGCTTTAAGCTCTACAATGGAAGGGGATACTACCAATTTTTATATCTACAAACAAATAGCTGATGTTGAAATTATAATCTCAACAATAGCCCGTGGAATTGCAGTAGGTGATGAGTTGGAATATGCGGATGAAGTTACTCTTGGACGAAGTATTTTGCATAGGGTTCCATTTGAGAAAACGTTTAAAAATAATTAA
- a CDS encoding CoA-binding protein: MKNKKTVVLGATTKPDRYAFLAINKLVEKGHTVLAIGQNAGEVAGVKIHTKAIPLKNIDTVTLYLNPARQRDYYNYIVEAKPKRVIFNPGTENPELYQLLELNNIKAQVACTLVLLTTNQY; this comes from the coding sequence ATGAAAAATAAAAAAACAGTAGTGCTTGGGGCTACTACTAAGCCAGATAGATATGCTTTTCTAGCCATAAATAAATTAGTTGAAAAAGGGCATACAGTTTTAGCGATAGGTCAAAATGCAGGAGAGGTTGCAGGAGTAAAAATTCATACAAAGGCTATTCCGCTTAAAAACATCGATACGGTTACTTTATATTTAAATCCTGCGCGACAACGTGATTACTATAATTACATTGTAGAGGCTAAACCTAAGCGAGTGATTTTTAACCCAGGAACCGAAAATCCAGAATTATATCAATTATTAGAACTTAATAATATCAAAGCTCAAGTAGCTTGTACGTTGGTTTTGCTTACTACAAACCAATATTAG
- a CDS encoding MarC family NAAT transporter has protein sequence MDLFIYLFAALFSVLNPIGTVPIFVGLTQHDSKKERSRISLWTAINVFLILIVSFFIGQYMLTFFGISIDALRIAGGIIIVNSGFSLLSGKFNKKRGINKKIETDAQQRNDIALTPLAIPMLAGPGSISLLIAFYQEHHQPTEIIIASSAILAIAVVIFIILRSAHYLAKILGASGIVAISRIVGFIVIAIGIQYIVSAIINIIKSNLMHV, from the coding sequence ATGGATCTATTTATTTACTTATTTGCCGCTCTATTTTCGGTATTAAATCCCATTGGAACGGTTCCTATCTTTGTAGGATTAACACAACATGACTCTAAAAAAGAACGTTCCCGAATCTCTTTGTGGACTGCAATAAACGTTTTTCTCATCTTAATTGTTTCCTTTTTTATAGGACAATATATGCTGACTTTTTTCGGAATAAGTATAGATGCTCTTCGTATTGCTGGAGGAATTATAATTGTAAATTCGGGATTCTCGTTACTTTCTGGTAAATTCAATAAAAAGAGAGGTATAAACAAAAAAATAGAAACTGATGCTCAACAAAGAAACGACATTGCTCTTACACCATTGGCAATCCCAATGCTTGCTGGGCCTGGATCAATCTCTTTATTGATTGCTTTTTATCAGGAACATCATCAACCTACTGAGATTATAATCGCCTCTTCAGCAATTTTAGCAATTGCTGTTGTAATTTTTATTATTCTTAGAAGCGCCCATTACCTAGCTAAGATACTTGGTGCATCAGGAATTGTTGCCATTTCAAGAATTGTTGGCTTTATCGTAATTGCTATCGGAATACAATATATTGTGAGCGCCATAATTAATATAATCAAAAGCAATTTAATGCATGTTTAA
- the ctlX gene encoding citrulline utilization hydrolase CtlX, with protein MKQTTNAIVMIRPVAFRMNEQTAVNNYYQKVLDGLLPATVNAKAQQEFDVFVEKLRAVGVDVTVIEDTLTPDTPDSIFPNNWVSFHENGDVALYPMFAENRRQERREDILDILEEKGFEINNIVDYTSAEEDGFFLEGTGSLLLDRANAKAYCALSPRADEELFIEFCEDFDYAPVIFEAFQTVDGERKLIYHTNVMMCLGETFTVICADCIDDKKERKMVLENLKADKKEVILITEAQVNNFAGNMLEVRGANDKKYIVMSASAHQSLTLKQISQLENHAEILSSSLDTIEACGGGSARCMMAEVFLPRA; from the coding sequence ATGAAACAAACTACAAACGCAATAGTAATGATTCGCCCAGTGGCATTTCGTATGAATGAACAAACGGCAGTAAATAATTATTATCAAAAAGTATTAGATGGGCTTTTGCCAGCAACTGTTAATGCAAAAGCACAACAAGAGTTTGATGTTTTTGTAGAGAAATTACGTGCTGTTGGAGTAGATGTAACTGTAATAGAAGATACACTAACGCCAGATACACCAGATAGTATATTTCCAAACAACTGGGTTTCCTTTCATGAAAATGGAGATGTGGCATTGTATCCTATGTTTGCAGAGAATCGTCGTCAGGAGCGTCGTGAGGATATTTTAGATATTCTAGAGGAAAAGGGATTCGAAATAAATAATATTGTAGATTATACATCAGCAGAAGAAGATGGTTTTTTCTTAGAAGGAACTGGAAGTTTGCTTTTGGATAGAGCAAATGCTAAAGCATATTGCGCTTTGTCACCTAGAGCAGATGAAGAATTGTTTATAGAATTCTGCGAAGATTTTGATTATGCACCAGTTATTTTTGAAGCATTTCAGACTGTAGATGGAGAGCGTAAACTAATTTATCATACAAATGTTATGATGTGTTTAGGGGAGACCTTTACGGTGATTTGTGCAGATTGTATTGATGATAAAAAAGAGCGTAAAATGGTTCTTGAAAACCTAAAAGCGGATAAAAAAGAAGTTATCTTAATTACAGAAGCTCAGGTGAATAATTTTGCAGGAAATATGCTTGAAGTTCGTGGTGCAAATGATAAAAAATATATTGTAATGAGCGCTTCGGCACATCAAAGCTTAACGCTTAAACAAATTTCGCAACTAGAAAACCATGCTGAAATTTTAAGCTCAAGTTTAGATACAATCGAAGCTTGCGGAGGAGGAAGTGCAAGATGTATGATGGCAGAAGTGTTTTTACCAAGAGCATAA
- a CDS encoding dimethylarginine dimethylaminohydrolase family protein encodes MLQLNVKNETSRLRAVVLGTAVHNGPTPTVEEAYDPKSLEHIKAGTYPVESDMVAEMDAFNAVLQKYNVTVFRPEMIENYNQIFARDIGFVIDDVFIKSNILPERELELNAIQYIIDQMNPQKVVRPPEEVHIEGGDVMLWNDYVFIGTYKGSDYKDYITARTNMEGVEFIRNLFPNKIVKEFDLVKSKIEARDNALHLDCCFQPVGKDKGIIYKRGFREEADYMYLVNLFGKENLFHIEREEMYYMNSNVFSIDTNVVVSEKNFTRLNNWLRSNGFVVEEIPYAEIAKQEGLLRCSTLPLIRD; translated from the coding sequence ATGTTACAATTAAATGTAAAGAACGAAACATCAAGATTACGGGCTGTAGTTTTGGGAACTGCTGTTCATAACGGACCTACGCCAACTGTTGAGGAAGCGTATGATCCGAAATCATTGGAGCATATTAAAGCAGGAACTTATCCTGTGGAATCTGATATGGTTGCCGAAATGGATGCTTTTAATGCAGTGCTTCAAAAATACAATGTGACAGTTTTTCGTCCAGAAATGATTGAAAATTACAATCAGATTTTTGCTAGAGATATTGGTTTTGTAATAGATGATGTTTTTATAAAATCGAATATTTTACCAGAAAGAGAATTAGAGCTTAATGCGATTCAATATATAATAGATCAAATGAATCCTCAAAAAGTAGTTCGACCACCCGAAGAAGTACATATTGAAGGAGGAGATGTTATGCTATGGAATGATTATGTTTTTATAGGAACTTATAAAGGAAGTGACTATAAAGATTACATTACTGCAAGAACAAATATGGAGGGAGTCGAATTTATTAGAAATTTGTTTCCGAATAAAATAGTTAAAGAGTTTGATTTGGTTAAATCTAAAATTGAAGCTCGTGATAATGCTTTGCACCTTGATTGCTGTTTTCAACCAGTAGGAAAAGATAAAGGGATTATTTATAAAAGAGGATTTCGTGAAGAAGCAGATTATATGTATTTGGTAAATCTTTTTGGTAAGGAAAATTTATTTCATATCGAGAGAGAGGAAATGTATTATATGAATTCGAATGTTTTTTCAATAGATACAAATGTTGTAGTATCTGAGAAAAACTTCACTAGATTAAATAATTGGTTAAGAAGTAATGGGTTTGTTGTGGAAGAAATTCCTTATGCTGAAATAGCTAAACAAGAAGGATTGTTGAGATGTTCAACATTACCATTAATAAGAGATTAA